Proteins from a genomic interval of Nostoc sp. TCL240-02:
- a CDS encoding S-layer family protein: MATYYVSGTGNDKSNGLSQGDAFRSLQKAADLVKAGDTVYVMNGTYTSPYASILSIANKQGTANAPITFKALPGHTPVLEANAKNWQAISITGSTYIAIEGLTLVGNRDNIKLEDALKQKDNLNNPATSGNGIFVTVSSNNPNQHSSHITISNNNISKFPGGGIATTQADYITVENNVVTGNAWYSPYGTQGITMLNLWNSDNNTTDYKVIIKGNTVFDNQSLVPWKVAGKITEGHGIMLDTSYVGDVAYTGKALISNNLTYNNGGAGIQILKGENPVDIVNNTIYQNSKVISDGEIFLNYAKNVRVYNNILYGSKGESLIVSNKSTNLTFNNNLGYNGVFNVTGSGNILNKDPLFVNPANGNFSLQPGSPAIDAGSNIFNSITNKTPQDGDGNSTAVMDIGAYEAPHDTIAIPEIQVLNGTVDIADGSTTAINFGDVIIGNTLSKTFTIKNTGTAALSLSNLKLPNGFSLVGTLPTSVAANASTTITVALNTTTPGTYGGTLILSNNDSDESSFDFAISGIVKPTPTPEIQVLNGTVDIADGSTTAINFGDVITGNTLSKTFTIKNTGTAALSLSNLKLPNGFSLVGTLPTSVAANASTTITVALNTTTPGTYGGTLILSNNDSDESSFDFAISGIVKPTPTPEIQVLNGTVNIADGSTTAINFGDVITGNTLSKTFTIKNTGTAALSLSNLKLPNGFSLVGTLPTSVAANASTTITVALNTTTPGTYGGTLILSNNDSDESSFDFAISGIVKPTPTPEIQVLNGTVDIADGSTTAINFGDVITGNTLSKTFTIKNTGTAALSLSNLKLPNGFSLVGTLPTSVAANASTTITVALNTTTPGTYGGTLILSNNDSDESSFDFAISGIVKPTPTPEIQVLNGTVDIADGSTTAINFGDVITGNTLSKTFTIKNTGTAALSLSNLKLPNGFSLVGTLPTSVAANASTTITVALNTTTPGTYGGTLILSNNDSDESSFDFAISGIVKPKIQVINGTTGNDIFVTQLNNGNDIITGFGGIGTNSNPPSEVIAKVDTLQFVGTGLTVRNLLLTQNSNDLEVTFEGVANTKVTLQNFQLENLENVSASATRPAIGNILFDGQTSITDSFDVINANSTQTSLFNRNTVTFLNDLNNNIVGFDNSNDVINGQGGNDIIDGKSGDDLLRGGTGNDLLIGGKGNDLLIGGEGNDTLVGGEGNDILVGGMGADTFVYNSDAAFTSAAIGTDTIADFNRSQGDKIVLSKTTFSAITSIVGKGFSNASDFQVSSLGAVSNAVIVYDSITGQLLYNQNGSAVGFGTGGQFAQLTGAPTLTTSDFIIQA; the protein is encoded by the coding sequence ATGGCTACATACTACGTTTCTGGAACAGGCAATGATAAATCTAATGGTTTGAGCCAGGGAGATGCATTTCGCAGCCTCCAAAAAGCTGCTGATTTGGTGAAGGCAGGTGATACAGTCTACGTGATGAATGGTACTTACACTTCGCCTTACGCCAGTATCCTGAGTATTGCAAATAAGCAGGGTACGGCTAATGCACCGATCACATTTAAGGCACTACCTGGGCACACACCTGTTTTAGAAGCAAACGCAAAAAATTGGCAGGCTATATCAATTACAGGCTCAACCTACATAGCAATTGAAGGCTTAACATTGGTAGGAAATCGGGACAATATTAAATTAGAAGATGCACTTAAGCAAAAAGACAATTTAAATAATCCAGCAACATCTGGAAATGGTATTTTTGTTACCGTCAGCAGTAACAATCCAAATCAACATTCAAGTCATATCACAATTAGTAATAATAATATTTCCAAATTTCCAGGGGGAGGAATTGCAACAACGCAAGCAGACTACATTACAGTAGAAAATAATGTCGTTACTGGAAATGCATGGTACTCACCTTATGGTACACAAGGTATTACCATGCTTAACCTTTGGAATTCCGATAACAACACGACAGATTACAAAGTAATTATTAAAGGTAATACTGTTTTTGATAATCAATCATTAGTTCCTTGGAAGGTAGCAGGAAAAATAACTGAAGGTCATGGGATAATGCTTGACACTTCTTATGTTGGAGATGTTGCTTACACTGGTAAAGCTTTAATCAGTAACAATTTAACTTACAACAATGGCGGGGCAGGTATCCAGATTTTAAAAGGAGAAAACCCTGTAGACATTGTGAATAATACTATTTACCAAAATTCAAAAGTAATTTCAGACGGAGAAATTTTCCTTAACTATGCTAAAAATGTTCGAGTCTATAACAATATTCTGTATGGAAGTAAGGGAGAGTCTCTCATTGTCAGCAACAAGTCTACTAATCTTACATTCAACAATAACCTTGGTTACAACGGAGTTTTTAACGTTACAGGTTCAGGGAATATTTTAAACAAAGACCCGTTGTTTGTTAATCCAGCCAATGGTAACTTTAGTCTCCAACCTGGTAGTCCCGCAATTGATGCTGGTTCCAATATTTTCAATAGTATAACTAATAAAACTCCTCAAGATGGCGATGGTAATAGCACGGCAGTGATGGATATTGGTGCATACGAAGCCCCTCACGACACCATTGCCATCCCCGAAATTCAAGTCCTCAATGGCACAGTTGACATTGCAGATGGCAGTACTACCGCGATTAACTTTGGCGATGTCATTATTGGTAATACTCTCAGCAAAACCTTTACCATCAAGAACACAGGTACAGCTGCACTCAGCCTCAGTAATCTCAAACTTCCCAACGGATTTAGTTTAGTGGGAACTCTGCCAACAAGTGTGGCTGCAAATGCTTCCACCACGATTACGGTGGCACTCAACACCACTACACCTGGAACCTATGGTGGCACTCTGATTTTAAGTAACAACGATAGTGATGAAAGCTCTTTTGACTTTGCTATTAGTGGCATAGTTAAACCCACTCCGACTCCCGAAATTCAAGTCCTCAATGGCACAGTTGACATTGCAGATGGCAGTACTACCGCGATTAACTTTGGTGATGTCATTACTGGTAATACTCTCAGCAAAACCTTTACCATCAAGAACACAGGTACAGCTGCACTCAGCCTCAGTAATCTCAAACTTCCCAACGGATTTAGTTTAGTGGGAACTCTGCCAACAAGTGTGGCTGCAAATGCTTCCACCACGATTACGGTGGCACTCAACACCACTACACCTGGAACCTATGGTGGCACTCTGATTTTAAGTAACAACGATAGTGATGAAAGCTCTTTTGACTTTGCTATTAGTGGCATAGTTAAACCCACTCCGACTCCCGAAATTCAAGTCCTCAATGGCACAGTTAACATTGCAGATGGCAGTACTACCGCGATTAACTTTGGTGATGTCATTACTGGTAATACTCTCAGCAAAACCTTTACCATCAAGAACACAGGTACAGCTGCACTCAGCCTCAGTAATCTCAAACTTCCCAACGGATTTAGTTTAGTGGGAACTCTGCCAACAAGTGTGGCTGCAAATGCTTCCACCACGATTACGGTGGCACTCAACACCACTACACCTGGAACCTATGGTGGCACTCTGATTTTAAGTAACAACGATAGTGATGAAAGCTCTTTTGACTTTGCTATTAGTGGCATAGTTAAACCCACTCCGACTCCCGAAATTCAAGTCCTCAATGGCACAGTTGACATTGCAGATGGCAGTACTACCGCGATTAACTTTGGTGATGTCATTACTGGTAATACTCTCAGCAAAACCTTTACCATCAAGAACACAGGTACAGCTGCACTCAGCCTCAGTAATCTCAAACTTCCCAACGGATTTAGTTTAGTGGGAACTCTGCCAACAAGTGTGGCTGCAAATGCTTCCACCACGATTACGGTGGCACTCAACACCACTACACCTGGAACCTATGGTGGCACTCTGATTTTAAGTAACAACGATAGTGATGAAAGCTCTTTTGACTTTGCTATTAGTGGCATAGTTAAACCCACTCCGACTCCCGAAATTCAAGTCCTCAATGGCACAGTTGACATTGCAGATGGCAGTACTACCGCGATTAACTTTGGTGATGTCATTACTGGTAATACTCTCAGCAAAACCTTTACCATCAAGAACACAGGTACAGCTGCACTCAGCCTCAGTAATCTCAAACTTCCCAACGGATTTAGTTTAGTGGGAACTCTGCCAACAAGTGTGGCTGCAAATGCTTCCACCACGATTACGGTGGCACTCAACACCACTACACCTGGAACCTATGGTGGCACTCTGATTTTAAGTAACAACGATAGTGATGAAAGCTCTTTTGACTTTGCTATTAGTGGCATAGTTAAACCCAAAATTCAAGTTATCAATGGCACTACTGGCAATGACATCTTTGTTACACAGCTAAACAATGGCAATGACATCATCACAGGCTTTGGCGGTATAGGTACTAACTCAAACCCTCCATCTGAGGTGATTGCCAAAGTAGATACCTTGCAATTCGTTGGGACTGGCTTGACTGTGAGAAATCTGCTATTAACTCAAAATAGCAATGACTTAGAAGTTACTTTTGAAGGCGTGGCTAATACCAAAGTTACTCTGCAAAACTTTCAGTTAGAAAACCTGGAGAACGTAAGCGCATCGGCAACAAGACCCGCCATCGGTAATATTCTGTTTGACGGACAAACCAGTATTACAGACAGTTTTGATGTGATTAATGCCAACTCTACTCAAACGAGCCTTTTCAACAGAAACACCGTCACCTTTCTCAATGACTTGAACAATAACATCGTTGGTTTTGACAACTCCAACGATGTGATTAACGGTCAAGGGGGTAATGACATCATCGATGGGAAAAGTGGTGATGACCTGCTGCGGGGTGGTACTGGCAATGATCTTCTCATTGGTGGTAAAGGTAATGATCTTCTTATTGGTGGGGAAGGCAATGATACTCTTGTGGGTGGAGAAGGCAATGATATTCTCGTGGGTGGTATGGGTGCTGACACTTTCGTCTACAACAGTGATGCGGCTTTTACGAGTGCTGCTATAGGTACTGATACCATTGCTGACTTTAATCGCTCTCAAGGCGACAAAATTGTCCTGTCTAAAACCACCTTTAGTGCCATTACTTCTATTGTAGGAAAGGGTTTTAGTAACGCCAGTGATTTTCAAGTCTCTAGCTTAGGAGCAGTTAGTAATGCTGTGATTGTCTACGACTCTATCACTGGACAGTTACTATACAATCAAAATGGTAGCGCTGTTGGTTTCGGCACTGGTGGTCAATTTGCACAACTTACTGGTGCGCCCACTCTTACTACCTCCGACTTCATAATTCAAGCATAG
- the rtcA gene encoding RNA 3'-terminal phosphate cyclase — protein MIEIDGSYGEGGGQVLRTSLSLAAITGEPIRIAGIRAGRKKPGLAAQHLTAVRAAGRICNAQLRGDALGSMLLEFIPGSAVQAGIYTFDVSKAQEGGSAGAIALVLQTILLPLALATGNSQVTLKGGTHVNFSPTVTYIEQVYLPILQRMGVEAQVKLGAWGWFPQGGGEIELQVIGGTQLGGINLLERGELQQVRGIAAVTELPSHIPQRMANRAENLLREAHLKVRVQTLREKGVAPGAGIFLTAEYQNSLTGFGGFGRLRLSAETVAEIACHQLLEFHHTGAAVDEHLADQLLLPATLASQESQYRVAEVSRHLTTNAAVIEQFGLAQITVDEAEKIVLVKSLSR, from the coding sequence ATGATTGAAATTGACGGTTCCTATGGAGAGGGAGGCGGACAAGTTCTTCGCACTTCCTTAAGTCTAGCCGCCATCACTGGTGAACCCATAAGGATTGCAGGCATTCGTGCTGGACGCAAAAAGCCAGGATTAGCAGCACAACATTTAACAGCAGTTCGGGCTGCGGGTAGAATTTGTAATGCCCAACTACGGGGTGATGCTTTGGGTTCAATGTTGCTGGAATTCATTCCAGGTAGTGCTGTGCAAGCTGGAATTTACACCTTTGATGTGAGTAAAGCACAAGAAGGTGGTTCTGCAGGTGCGATCGCTCTTGTATTACAGACAATTCTCTTACCTTTAGCACTAGCAACGGGTAATTCTCAGGTAACACTAAAGGGTGGAACTCATGTCAACTTTAGCCCGACTGTAACCTACATTGAGCAAGTTTATTTGCCAATACTGCAACGTATGGGAGTAGAAGCCCAAGTTAAGTTAGGCGCTTGGGGGTGGTTTCCTCAAGGTGGGGGAGAAATAGAGTTGCAGGTGATTGGTGGTACTCAACTTGGCGGGATCAACTTGCTGGAAAGGGGAGAGTTACAACAGGTGCGAGGAATAGCAGCAGTAACGGAACTACCTTCTCATATTCCGCAACGGATGGCGAATCGTGCAGAGAATTTGTTACGGGAAGCGCATTTGAAAGTTCGTGTACAGACTTTACGAGAAAAAGGTGTGGCACCTGGAGCAGGTATTTTTTTAACTGCTGAGTATCAAAACAGCTTGACTGGCTTTGGTGGATTTGGGCGTTTGCGGTTGTCGGCAGAGACAGTTGCAGAGATTGCTTGTCACCAACTGCTTGAATTTCATCATACTGGTGCAGCTGTGGATGAACATTTAGCAGATCAGTTATTATTGCCAGCTACTTTAGCGTCACAAGAAAGTCAGTATCGGGTGGCTGAAGTAAGTAGACATTTGACTACGAATGCCGCAGTGATTGAACAGTTTGGGCTAGCGCAGATAACAGTAGATGAAGCTGAGAAAATAGTGTTGGTAAAGAGTTTGAGTAGATGA
- a CDS encoding toll/interleukin-1 receptor domain-containing protein: protein MSVQPYQAIELFYSYAHEDEKLRDKLEKHLALLEREGVITGWHDRKIGAGKEWQNEIDTHLNSSQIILLLVSANFIASDYC, encoded by the coding sequence ATGTCAGTGCAACCTTATCAAGCTATTGAACTGTTTTATTCTTATGCTCATGAAGATGAAAAACTTCGTGACAAACTAGAAAAGCACCTCGCTCTTTTAGAGCGGGAAGGTGTAATTACAGGATGGCATGATCGCAAAATTGGAGCAGGAAAAGAATGGCAGAATGAGATAGACACCCACTTAAATTCATCTCAGATAATTTTGTTGCTTGTAAGCGCAAATTTTATCGCTTCAGATTATTGCTAA
- a CDS encoding NAD-dependent epimerase/dehydratase family protein, whose product MKVLVIGGDGYCGWATALYLSNRGYEVGILDSLVRRHWDNELGVETLTPIALIQQRLQRWQDLTGKSIDLFIGDITNYEFLSKTLHQFQPNALVHFGEQRSAPFSMIDREHAVLTQVNNVVGTLNLLYAMREDFPDCHLVKLGTMGEYGTPNIDIEEGYITIEHNGRKDTLPYPKQPGSMYHLSKVHDSHNIHFACRIWGLRATDLNQGVVYGVLTEETGMDELLINRLDYDGVFGTALNRFCIQAAIGHPLTVYGKGGQTRGFLDIRDTVRCVELAIANPAEAGEFRVFNQFTEQFSVGDLALMVKNAGNAMGLKVEINHLDNPRVEKEEHYFNAKNTKLLDLGLQPHLLSDSLLDSLLNFAIKYQKRVDHKQIMPKVSWHR is encoded by the coding sequence ATGAAAGTCCTGGTTATTGGTGGTGATGGATATTGCGGTTGGGCAACTGCTCTTTACCTTTCCAATCGAGGTTATGAAGTTGGAATTTTAGATAGTTTGGTGCGGCGGCACTGGGATAATGAACTAGGTGTCGAAACTCTCACTCCGATCGCACTAATTCAACAACGTCTCCAGCGCTGGCAAGATTTGACAGGTAAATCGATCGACTTGTTCATCGGCGATATTACAAATTACGAATTTCTTAGCAAAACCTTACATCAATTTCAGCCAAATGCCCTAGTGCATTTTGGTGAACAGCGTTCGGCCCCATTTTCCATGATTGACCGAGAACACGCTGTTCTCACCCAGGTCAATAATGTAGTTGGTACGTTGAACTTGTTGTACGCCATGCGGGAAGATTTCCCCGACTGTCATTTGGTGAAGCTGGGAACGATGGGTGAATACGGTACACCCAACATCGACATCGAAGAAGGGTATATCACCATTGAACACAATGGACGCAAGGATACCCTACCTTATCCCAAGCAGCCTGGTTCGATGTACCATTTAAGCAAAGTTCATGATAGTCATAATATCCACTTTGCTTGCCGGATTTGGGGATTGCGAGCAACTGATTTAAATCAGGGTGTAGTTTATGGTGTCTTAACCGAAGAAACGGGAATGGACGAACTATTGATTAATCGGCTGGATTACGATGGTGTGTTTGGTACAGCACTAAACCGCTTTTGTATTCAAGCAGCAATTGGACACCCCTTGACTGTCTACGGTAAAGGTGGACAAACTCGTGGGTTTTTGGATATTCGGGATACAGTACGATGTGTGGAATTAGCGATCGCTAACCCTGCCGAAGCTGGTGAATTCCGCGTATTTAACCAATTTACCGAACAATTCAGCGTCGGTGACTTGGCGTTGATGGTGAAAAATGCTGGTAACGCTATGGGATTGAAGGTAGAAATCAATCACTTAGATAATCCCAGAGTTGAGAAAGAAGAACATTACTTCAACGCTAAAAACACTAAATTACTCGATTTAGGTTTACAGCCTCACTTGCTCTCTGATTCTCTACTCGATTCTCTGTTAAACTTTGCTATTAAGTATCAGAAACGAGTCGATCACAAGCAAATTATGCCCAAAGTCTCTTGGCACAGATAA
- a CDS encoding DUF4291 domain-containing protein has product MRLITEPYLTQVSNWPENGRHLLAQYDDHSIVVYQAYRPSIANFATTYGYFGGEFSFDRMSWIKPNFLWMMYRSGWGTQNGQEVVLAIWIKRSAIEEILVAAVHSSYVPELYPHKSAWQRALKQSQVRLQWDPDHHPSGTKLERRAIQLGLRGEVLAAYAKD; this is encoded by the coding sequence GTGCGGCTGATAACAGAACCTTATTTAACTCAAGTCAGTAATTGGCCTGAAAATGGTCGTCATCTTCTAGCACAATATGACGACCATTCAATTGTTGTCTATCAGGCGTATCGTCCATCTATTGCTAACTTCGCCACCACCTACGGTTATTTTGGTGGTGAGTTCAGTTTTGACCGCATGAGTTGGATAAAACCTAACTTCCTTTGGATGATGTATCGTTCTGGATGGGGTACACAAAATGGGCAAGAGGTAGTGTTAGCTATTTGGATTAAGCGTTCGGCAATTGAAGAAATCTTAGTGGCGGCTGTTCATTCCAGCTACGTTCCAGAACTTTATCCTCATAAAAGTGCCTGGCAAAGAGCATTGAAGCAATCACAAGTTCGCCTACAATGGGACCCAGACCATCACCCATCTGGGACAAAATTAGAAAGACGCGCTATTCAGTTAGGGTTGCGTGGTGAAGTGCTAGCTGCTTACGCCAAAGATTAG
- a CDS encoding glycosyltransferase family 1 protein, with amino-acid sequence MRIALFTETFLPKVDGIVTRLRHTVDHLQRSGNQVLVIAPDGGITEHKGAKVYGITGFPLPLYPELKMALPRPAIGYALEEFKPDVIHVVNPAILGLAGIFYSKILKIPLVASYHTHLPQYLQHYGLGMLEGFLWELLKGGHNQAALNLCTSTAMVEELTAHGIERVDLWQRGVDTEFFHPDLANVEMRSRLSQNHPESPLLLYVGRLSAEKEIERIKPILEAIPEARLALVGDGPHRQALEKHFAGTNTYFVGYLMGQELGSAFASADAFIFPSRTETLGLVLLEAMAAGCPVVAARSGGIPDIVTDGVNGYLFEPTEDVQGAIAATVHLLEQKEQRDIIRQNARQEAESWGWAAATSQLQDYYQKIILSEQLTK; translated from the coding sequence ATGAGAATTGCCCTATTTACCGAAACCTTTTTACCCAAGGTTGACGGCATTGTAACGCGCCTGCGCCATACTGTTGACCATCTACAGCGTAGTGGGAATCAAGTACTGGTAATTGCCCCTGATGGAGGCATTACTGAACACAAAGGCGCTAAAGTTTACGGCATTACTGGCTTTCCTTTGCCATTGTATCCAGAATTGAAAATGGCACTTCCCCGCCCAGCCATTGGGTACGCCTTAGAAGAGTTCAAGCCAGATGTGATTCATGTCGTAAATCCAGCCATTTTGGGTTTAGCTGGCATATTTTACAGCAAAATCCTCAAAATCCCCCTAGTAGCGTCTTACCATACCCATTTACCCCAATATCTTCAACATTACGGCTTGGGGATGCTAGAAGGTTTTCTTTGGGAACTGTTGAAAGGCGGTCATAATCAAGCAGCTTTGAATCTGTGTACCTCCACAGCAATGGTAGAGGAACTGACAGCACATGGGATTGAACGTGTAGATTTATGGCAGCGTGGGGTGGATACAGAATTTTTTCATCCCGATTTAGCTAATGTAGAGATGCGATCGCGTTTATCACAAAATCATCCAGAAAGTCCATTACTACTTTACGTTGGGCGGCTTTCTGCCGAAAAAGAAATTGAGCGCATTAAACCCATTTTAGAAGCAATTCCCGAAGCGCGGTTAGCATTAGTTGGAGATGGGCCACACCGTCAAGCACTAGAAAAACACTTTGCTGGGACAAATACTTATTTTGTTGGGTATCTTATGGGGCAAGAATTAGGTTCTGCCTTTGCGAGTGCTGATGCCTTTATCTTCCCTTCTCGTACAGAAACATTAGGCTTAGTACTACTAGAAGCGATGGCTGCTGGTTGTCCCGTGGTAGCAGCCCGTTCGGGGGGAATTCCTGATATTGTGACAGATGGGGTCAATGGATATCTTTTTGAGCCAACAGAAGATGTTCAAGGAGCGATAGCTGCTACTGTTCACCTCTTAGAACAAAAAGAACAACGAGACATCATCCGTCAAAATGCTCGCCAGGAAGCAGAAAGTTGGGGTTGGGCAGCTGCCACTAGTCAGCTACAAGATTACTACCAAAAGATAATACTTTCTGAACAGTTGACAAAATAA
- a CDS encoding GAF domain-containing protein, with the protein MTLPNPGSVLATLTELTQVNRTHALLGRVKDLSVNEFVCLLDFITAEFQQFLRAIELINNEALETMLEKVLEAITLKIGQILQAEHTAIFLVDHDKGQLWSKVPQDNTQKFLEIRTPMTVGIPGHVASTGQYLNISETYTHPLFSPELEKQMGYKIHNILCMPVISSKNQTVAVVQLANKTGNVPFNHDDEERFRDFAASIGIILESCQSFYVAARNQRGATALLRATQTLGQSLDLEATLQIVMEQARILMQADRSTLFLYRKEMSELWTKVAAADGTNLLEIRIPANRGIAGYVASTGQALNISDAYKDPRFDPSTDRKTGYVTRNILCLPVFNSANELIGVTQLINKQQNSFTASDEEFMRAFNIQAGIALENARLFENVLLEKQYQKDILQSLSDAVISTDMAGRIVTINDAALELLGCPVKNTNTKSNKLLWEQNLIGRLVWEVVPIENLQMRLEDSLKTGAKHYVPEQTLMVGISLVNNAVNGSGAFSAQYSILALCDRINPDVFIPWNLPLTPQSEFFSADEVQILERSTNLTVNPLTNPEGGVRGGLVVLEDISQEKRMKTTMSRYLTPHVAEQVMALGEDALMVGERKEVTVLFSDIRGYTTLTENLGAAEVVSLLNQYFETMVEAVFNYEGTLDKFIGDALMAVFGAPLPLTENHAWRAVQSALDMRQRLEEFNHRRIIQAQPQIHIGIGISSGEVVSGNIGSRKRMDYTVIGDGVNLSSRLEAVTKEYGCDIILSEFTYQLCSDRIWVRQLDKIRVKGKHQAVNIYQLIGDRNTPLDANTQEFLYHYHTGRAAYLSRNFSQAIACFKAAKYIQPKDQGVDIHLERARNYLQNPPPVSWDGIWTMLTK; encoded by the coding sequence GTGACACTCCCCAACCCTGGCAGCGTCTTGGCTACATTAACTGAACTGACTCAAGTTAATCGGACTCACGCCTTATTAGGTCGCGTAAAAGATTTATCTGTTAATGAATTTGTTTGCCTACTCGACTTCATAACTGCTGAGTTCCAGCAATTTCTTAGAGCTATTGAACTAATCAATAATGAAGCTCTAGAAACTATGTTAGAGAAGGTACTAGAAGCTATCACACTTAAAATAGGTCAAATCCTGCAAGCAGAACACACAGCCATTTTTTTAGTTGACCATGACAAAGGTCAACTATGGTCAAAAGTTCCTCAAGATAATACCCAAAAATTCTTAGAAATTCGTACTCCTATGACTGTGGGTATTCCCGGTCATGTTGCCAGTACAGGTCAATATTTAAATATATCTGAAACTTATACTCATCCCTTATTTAGCCCAGAACTTGAAAAACAAATGGGCTACAAAATCCATAATATTTTATGTATGCCTGTTATCAGCAGCAAAAACCAAACTGTTGCGGTAGTTCAACTGGCTAATAAAACCGGGAATGTTCCGTTTAATCATGATGATGAAGAACGTTTTCGAGACTTTGCCGCTTCTATTGGTATTATTCTGGAAAGCTGCCAATCTTTTTATGTAGCTGCTCGGAATCAACGAGGCGCAACGGCTTTGTTAAGGGCAACTCAGACATTAGGGCAAAGTCTCGATTTAGAAGCAACTTTGCAAATAGTCATGGAACAAGCTCGAATTTTAATGCAAGCAGACCGTAGCACGTTGTTTTTATATCGTAAAGAGATGAGCGAACTCTGGACAAAAGTTGCGGCGGCAGATGGCACAAACTTGCTAGAAATCCGTATTCCAGCTAACCGAGGCATTGCTGGCTATGTGGCTTCTACTGGTCAAGCCTTAAATATTTCCGATGCCTACAAAGACCCCCGCTTTGACCCAAGTACAGATAGAAAAACTGGTTATGTGACTCGCAATATTCTATGTTTACCAGTATTTAATTCTGCAAATGAATTAATTGGCGTAACCCAATTAATTAATAAGCAACAAAACAGTTTTACTGCTTCTGATGAAGAGTTTATGCGGGCTTTTAATATTCAGGCAGGAATTGCCTTAGAAAATGCCCGTCTATTTGAAAATGTATTGTTAGAAAAACAGTATCAAAAAGACATTTTGCAAAGTCTGTCAGATGCGGTGATTTCTACAGATATGGCAGGTCGAATTGTCACAATTAATGATGCAGCCCTGGAGTTATTGGGTTGTCCTGTAAAAAATACTAATACCAAAAGTAACAAGCTTTTGTGGGAACAAAATTTGATTGGTCGCTTAGTTTGGGAAGTTGTGCCGATTGAAAATCTCCAAATGCGACTCGAAGATAGTTTAAAAACTGGAGCTAAACATTATGTGCCAGAGCAAACTTTGATGGTGGGAATTTCTCTAGTTAATAATGCTGTTAACGGTAGCGGGGCGTTTAGCGCTCAGTACTCAATTTTAGCACTGTGCGATCGCATTAATCCCGATGTGTTCATTCCCTGGAATCTACCCCTCACTCCCCAATCTGAGTTTTTTAGCGCTGATGAGGTGCAAATATTAGAGCGCAGTACGAATCTGACTGTCAATCCCCTAACTAACCCAGAAGGAGGTGTCAGAGGTGGTTTGGTGGTATTGGAAGACATCAGTCAGGAAAAACGGATGAAAACTACCATGTCCCGCTACTTAACACCCCATGTAGCCGAACAAGTTATGGCTCTGGGGGAGGATGCTTTAATGGTAGGTGAGCGTAAGGAAGTAACCGTATTGTTTTCTGATATCCGAGGCTACACAACACTTACAGAAAATCTTGGTGCAGCTGAAGTGGTATCCCTGCTCAATCAGTATTTTGAAACGATGGTAGAGGCAGTTTTTAACTACGAAGGCACTCTCGATAAATTTATTGGTGATGCATTAATGGCGGTATTTGGTGCGCCGCTACCTCTAACAGAAAATCATGCTTGGAGGGCTGTACAGTCAGCGTTAGATATGCGACAACGCTTAGAAGAATTTAACCATCGGAGAATTATCCAGGCGCAGCCACAAATTCATATTGGCATCGGCATTAGTTCTGGAGAAGTAGTTTCGGGTAATATTGGTTCCCGCAAACGGATGGATTACACCGTAATTGGAGATGGCGTAAATTTAAGTTCGCGCTTAGAAGCGGTAACTAAGGAATATGGTTGTGATATTATCTTAAGCGAATTTACTTATCAGCTTTGCAGCGATCGCATTTGGGTGCGCCAGTTAGATAAAATCCGAGTCAAAGGAAAACACCAGGCTGTAAATATATACCAGTTAATTGGCGATCGCAACACCCCTCTAGATGCCAATACCCAAGAGTTTTTGTATCACTATCATACTGGACGCGCTGCTTATTTATCGCGCAACTTCTCACAAGCGATCGCTTGTTTTAAAGCCGCCAAATACATCCAACCCAAAGACCAAGGTGTTGATATTCACCTAGAACGTGCGCGTAATTATTTACAAAATCCGCCCCCAGTGTCATGGGATGGTATTTGGACAATGCTTACTAAGTAG